The segment ACCCAGATCGCGCGACTCGACCTGTACGCCCAATCTTTCGGGAACTCGGTCCAGGCCAAGGGTTCGGCGTACATGGACTTCGCGGAGGAACTGATCGAGCGTCAGGAAGAGGCATGAGCCAGCGCAGGGAAAACTACCGCGCCGCATTGCGGCGCGAGCAGGACGACGTCTCCGGACCCCGATCCACCAAGGTCACCACGCTGCAGAGCAGGTACGTCCGGGTGACCGTCGAGGTGGATCCCGACCTTCAAAGCGATCTGACGCGATGGGTGGTCCGGCCGGTCTCCTCGGTGGTGCTCGTCGGCACGACCGTCCTGCGTACCCTGGTCGACACCGTCGGCAGGGTGACTCGGCCCGGAGGCTAGGGCGTGTCCGCAAAGTCCCGTCGTCCGCCCGGAGGGCGGGGCCCTGCTCCATCCCGAGGACCGTGCCCGGACCGGAGCGGACCGGACCGGAGCGGGCTGAGGCCGGCCACCGCCTCGTCCGCGCCGCCGGTATCGAATCCCCCGGCGACGAGCACAGCTGTCTCTGGGGCGCCGGCCAGGTCCAGCCTCCTTCTGGGGCCCTGGCCCCGCCAGGTTCTCGGGTTCTAATGAACGTCGCAACACCCGACGTCCGGGTGGGGCCACGGGGCCTGTGGAACGGACCTGTTCGGTAGCCCGCTACGGGCGCGGGGTGCGCGCCTCGATCCGGTGGTCGAAGGCGGCACCGCCGACGCCGACCTGGGTCACCCCGCCGTCGACGGTGAGGACGGCCCCGTTGACGTAGGACGAGGCGGGCGACAGCAGCCAGTCGATCGCCTCGGCGACCTCCTCCGGATCGCCCGGCCGCCTGGCGGGAGTCAGCCGGTTCGCCTCCTCGTATGCCTCCTCGGCACCGCCCGCCAGCCCCGCCTCCGCCGCGAACCGCGCCATCCGCTGGTCGGCCATCTCCGTACGCACCCAGCCCGGGCACACCGCGTTGGCCCGCAGCCCCTGCGGCCCGTAGTCGACGGCGAGGGAGCGGCAGAGGTGGAGCAGACCCGCCTTGGACGTCGCATAGGCGGCATTGCCGACGCTGTTGCGGAGCGCGGCGACCGAGGCGACCGCGACCACCGTGCCGCGGGCCGCCAGCAGATGCGGCAGTGCGGCACGCAGCAGCAGGAACGGGCCCGTGAGGTTGGTCCGTATCAGCTCTTCCCAGTCCTCGACCTCGGTGTCGCCGACCGCGCCGCCCCGCCCGATTCCGGCGTTGAGCACCACACCGTCGAGTCTCCCGTAGGCCGCAACCGTCGCCTCGACGAGCTCGCACACGGCCTCGGGGTCGGCGGCGTCGGAAGGGTGGGCCAGCGCTCCGGTCTCCTCGGCCACCCGGCGCAGCGGCTCGGGCCGCCGCCCGGAGATCACGACCTGGTGCCCGGCGGTGCGCAGCAGCCGGGCGGTGGCGGCCCCGATCCCCGTTCCCCCGCCCGTCACCAGGACAACACGCTGTTCCGACATGCTCGTTCTCCTCCGAAGTGGTCAACTTCCGGTTCCCCGCACCGCGAGCATACGAAGCGCCGGCATCGCCGGGCCGACCGGGCACAGCTACTGTCGGCACCACAGCTGAGTGCGGGCGAGGAACGACCTCGGCAAAGGGCAGCGGCGAGCACAGCGGCCGCTAGGGTCTGTCGTTCGGATCAGGCCGGGCTCGCGGGGCCTGGTACGCACATCTGCGGCGTTGTCGTCACTCGCCGACGCTCCGCGTCGACTCCCTCCTCCGCCTTGCAGCTGCACGCACCAGGCCCCGCGAGCCCGGCCTGATCCAAACGACAGACCCTAGTCGGTAGACGGTGTGACGGCGGAGGTAGCGACTGTCGTGGTACCCGATCCACCGGGCACTGAGGGCGGCACATGTAGTCCCCTGGCCGGGGGCGCGTGGCACGGCGCTTACCTGGGAGGTTCGGAGGCAACGCTCATCCAGACCTCAAGGCAAACACGGTGTGTTCACGTGTGAACCTCGATGTCCGCCCCGCGCTGCGGCATCTCCCACGACGCCCGCCGGGCGGGTCGGGGGCCTCGGTCCTTGTGCCTGTACCCCCACTCGCCGCTTTAGAATTGTGGCGCAGCGTAAGCGAGTTCCGGGGGGACACATGGGTGGGTACTTCAAGGTCGAAGCCGACGATCTCAGTCGTCTGCTGAAAGACCTGCACGACAGTCAGGAGAACATGCGCAAGGCGCTCGCCGCCCTGAAGGACGTGGGGCCGAAGAGCACCGGCGCGGAGACACTCGACAACGCCTGCGACGAGTTCCACGACAGCTGGGACAACGCCATCAAGAAGATCGCCGACGGCACCCAAGCCATCGAGGAGAAGCTGAAGCAGACGAAGAGCAACTACGAGGCGGTCGAACACGCCCTGCGTGACACCTTCAACAAGGGCTCCAAGTAGCCCTGTTGAGCACGCTCTGCTCGTCCTTTCTTCTGCGCACACTTCCCTCCCGCGATCACTTCGGCAGGTATCTCATGAGTAATCAGAACTTCCCCGCGCTCGGCTTCAACCCCGCTCCCGGCCACCTGGAGAGTGTCGACGACCTCACCGGCAAACTCGATACCGCGACGCGCTCCCTGAGCTCCGCTCACTCCGTTCTGCACCGCCTCGGCAGGGGTACCGGAGTGTGGGAGGGCGAGGCTGCCCGCGCCTTTGCAGGACAGGTCGGAGACCTGCCGAAGTACGTGAGCGACAGTCGCTTCGCTGAGCTTCCCCGCTACGTCGGATGGTTGCGGCAGATCGGTGAAACCCTCACCTTCCGTTTCGCCGCGCAGCCCGAGGAGGCGTCCCGCACACCCACCGATGTCCGCTCGGTGTTCGGCTAGGAGAAGACCATGAACAGCTGCGCGAAGGTTTCGTTCCACACCACGACCCCCTCGAACAGTGAGCTCGGCGAATGCACTTTCCCTCTCAAATGGGTCGTCACGCCCTTTCGGGGTGAGCCACTCGCCTACGCTGCCGCAGGCACGCCCCCGAACTGGGCACTGCCTCCCGGCACCGAACCGCGCTACACCCTGTACCGCACGAAGGACACCTCAGAGCCCATCGTCATCCTCGTGGCAGAGGGAGAGCGGTTCATGGTCCTGACGCCCGACCACCAGATCCTGGCCGAACTCCGGCTGCCACCAGCCGAGCAGAAGTGGCGCCGCATCCATGAGATCGTACGGCCGAAGGAGCCCCTTCTGCGGGCCCGCGGAGCCTCCATCAGGTCGATCATCAAGTCGGTGCTCTACCTTCCCTTCATCGTTATCGAGTTCCTCCTCTCCTTGACCAACGGTGACATCGTCATCGACCCTCCGACCCGTACGGCCTGGAAAACCACCGGAGGAATGTGGAATCACACCGCACTCACGCAACGAATGGGCGCACCCGACTACCGCGTCTACGGCAAACACCTCGACCACCGCATCGCCTACGCCCAGTCGGTGGCAGGGCTCTGGCGAGCGGACAGGGACGACGACAGCTAGGACCGCATACTCCGCCCGCCAGGGCCCCGCGCTCCCTCCTTCAGGCGACGACGCGCCCCCGGCAGCCCTCGGTCCGATGCGCTCCAAGACGGCTTGTCAGCAAGGCACTTGCGGCCGTCCAAGGCGTTGTAACAGCTCCCTCCGGGAAGAGCGCAACCGCATCCACTCAGGAGGTCCGACCGCCCGGTGGGTCGGTTGAGCCGGGCAGGCCCGGTTCGCCTCCTCCCCCCCCGTGCCGTTCCCCAGCTGCCGACTGAAAGCTCGCCGGGCAGCTGGTGCGTTCCCCGAGCCGCCGTGACGCCCTGCCGGCGGTAGCGGTGAGCCCCGCGGGGGACGGTCGTGCGCCTGTTCAAGCTTTGACTCGAAGCCTCGCCAGACCGACTGATCTGGGGCCACCCCTCCGCCTCGAACGCGTTGCCGATCTGACTGTGTGGCTGCCCCATCATCGTCTCGCCCTGAAGGTGCTGACGCCCAGATCGGCGAGCCACCTGCGGATCTGTCGTTCAATCTCATAGCGGATCGGTCCAACGGCGCGGAGCCCTTGGTCGGCCGGTCGTCCGGAGCCGGGTACCCGCCGGAGCGCGACCACATCATCTTCGGCCTTCGAGTGCTTGTTACGCAGGGTGCTCAGCGTGTTCTCGTAACGGTGCGGCCTGCGGTGCGCGACCATACGGACGCCGACACAGGATCGGTCATCGGCGTCGTGCATGAGGGTGGGTTCTCGCCGGCCGGTAGCCCGCGTTGACTGCCGAGGGTCTGGTCAGGCGGTTCCCGCCGACGGGCGCCATGCGCGCTGCGAGCGCGGTCGCAGTGTTCGACACCACGAGACAAACCAACGTCAAGAGCAAGCAGCCAGTAGCCAGCAGAAGGAAAACCCCGAGACAGGAAGAAGGACGGACGTGTCCGGCAGCGAAAGCGAGAACCCAGTAATCCCTTCCCCGGCCCCCACGCCGACCCGGCCCAGGACGAACCGGGACTGGTGGCCGAATCAGCTGGACCTTCAGATTCTCCATCAGCATTCGTCCCGGTCCAATCCGATGGACGAGGACTTCACCTACGCAGAGGAGTTCTCGACCCTCGACGTCGACGCGCTGAAGCGCGACGTATTCGAGGTGATGAAGACGTCGCAGGACTGGTGGCCGGCCGACTACGGCCACTATGGGCCGCTCTTCATCCGGATGAGCTGGCATGCCGCGGGAACGTACCGCATCGCCGACGGCCGGGGCGGTGGCGGCGCCGGTGCTCAGCGCTTTGCGCCCCTCAACAGCTGGCCGGACAACGCGAGCCTCGACAAAGCGCGCCGTTTGCTCTGGCCGGTCAAGCAGAAGTACGGACGGAAAATCTCCTGGGCCGACCTTCTGGTCTTCGCCGGCAACTGCGCCATGGAATCGATGGGGTTCAAGACGTTCGGGTTCGGCTTCGGGCGGGAGGACATCTGGGAACCCGAGGAAATCTTCTGGGGGCCGGAGGACACCTGGCTCGGAGATGAGCGCTACACCGGCGACAGAGAACTCACCGGTCCTTTCGGTGCCGTCCAGATGGGAC is part of the Streptomyces platensis genome and harbors:
- a CDS encoding WXG100 family type VII secretion target translates to MGGYFKVEADDLSRLLKDLHDSQENMRKALAALKDVGPKSTGAETLDNACDEFHDSWDNAIKKIADGTQAIEEKLKQTKSNYEAVEHALRDTFNKGSK
- a CDS encoding SDR family NAD(P)-dependent oxidoreductase translates to MSEQRVVLVTGGGTGIGAATARLLRTAGHQVVISGRRPEPLRRVAEETGALAHPSDAADPEAVCELVEATVAAYGRLDGVVLNAGIGRGGAVGDTEVEDWEELIRTNLTGPFLLLRAALPHLLAARGTVVAVASVAALRNSVGNAAYATSKAGLLHLCRSLAVDYGPQGLRANAVCPGWVRTEMADQRMARFAAEAGLAGGAEEAYEEANRLTPARRPGDPEEVAEAIDWLLSPASSYVNGAVLTVDGGVTQVGVGGAAFDHRIEARTPRP